From Candidatus Zixiibacteriota bacterium:
CCGCGATTTATTTTCAGATCGACTCCCCTCAGAGCTTTGACCTCGATATCACCCATCCGGTAAATTTTCGTCAGTCCTTTTATTTCAATAACCGTTTCCATTGTCTTATCCAGTTTTTTTCTCGTTGTATTTATCTTAAAATCCGGGACCCGGCATCGGCGGCCGAGTTTGCATCTGGCTTTTCTGCGTCGATGAACTTGTACCGGTGCTTGTCGCCAGACTGCTGATCACCTGCATCCCTTCTTTCAAATCACGGCTTTCCACGATCTCGGTTTTGCTCCCGTCGGTCAAACCCGTTTTCACCATGGCCATGGCCAGCGAGCCGCCGCTATCCAGGTACCAAACCTCCTTGAGATCACTGGGAAAATCTTTTGCCTTTCCTCCACTCGCGGCCGGTTGCTGCGGCCGAGGCGGCTTCAGTGAATCGGGCATATTCTCGAACCGGGTTTTGCGCTTTTCGAAGGCCTTGGCCATCTCCTCTTCCGATGGCTGAAAACGCAGACAGGTGTTGGGAACCAGAAGGACATTCTTTTTTTGCTCGATTATGAAATCGACCGTCGCCGTCATTCCGGGAAGCAATAAACCTTCACTGTTGGCCGCATCGACAATCACCGTATAAGTCACTACATTCGAAACCGTCTGGGGCTGCAATCTGATCCGTGTCACTGATCCCGTGAATTCTTTATTGGAATACGTCTGGACATCAAAACGAACCTGTTGCCCTTCTTTTATCGAACCGATATCGCTCTCGTCAACGTCAACCTCTATCTGCATATGGTTCAAATCCTCGGCGATCATGAACAATGTCGGCGTCGAAAAACTGGCCGCCACCGTCTGCCCCCCCTCAACATTTTTCTCGATCACGATGCCGTCTATCGGTGAGGTGATAACCGCATACTGAAGATTCTTCACTGCTCTCTGGTAAGCCGCCTCGGCCGATTTCAATGAAGCCTTTTGAGTCTTGACACTTATCTGATATGGCAAAAAATCCGCTTCCGATATCAAATCTTTCTCAAATAAACTGTGGTAGCGCTCAAAATCCGCCTGGGCCTGCTCCAGCTGAGCCTCCACCCGCTCCATCCCCGCCTCGGCATCGAGCAAAGATGCCTTCAGCAAGGTCGTATCAAGAACCGCCAGAAGCTGTCCCTTTTTTACGTGATCGTTATAATCGACATATATGGAATCAATTGTACCCGACACCTGCGTGCCGACCTCGACTATGGTCACCGGGCTCAATGTCCCGCTGGCCGATATTACTGTCTCCAGATTACCCCGTGTAACCTCCGCAAACTGGTACCGGGTATCATTCTTGCTGATTGCGAAACTGTAAATCAATTTGGCCGCTCCCAGAAGAACAATCAGGACAATTATACTGACAATTATTTTCTTTTTCATGCCACCTGTCCTTTTTGATGTCACAATCATCATATAAACCATTCCTTTTAATCTTCCCTTTTTTGACAATCGGAACCATCAAAAGACTAAAGTAAATTGATACAAATCTTTCAGCCGGTTTTCTAACCGCTATAACAATCAATCCCATATCGGGTTATGGTGAACCACTAAAAATACCCGGCGTT
This genomic window contains:
- a CDS encoding efflux RND transporter periplasmic adaptor subunit, coding for MKKKIIVSIIVLIVLLGAAKLIYSFAISKNDTRYQFAEVTRGNLETVISASGTLSPVTIVEVGTQVSGTIDSIYVDYNDHVKKGQLLAVLDTTLLKASLLDAEAGMERVEAQLEQAQADFERYHSLFEKDLISEADFLPYQISVKTQKASLKSAEAAYQRAVKNLQYAVITSPIDGIVIEKNVEGGQTVAASFSTPTLFMIAEDLNHMQIEVDVDESDIGSIKEGQQVRFDVQTYSNKEFTGSVTRIRLQPQTVSNVVTYTVIVDAANSEGLLLPGMTATVDFIIEQKKNVLLVPNTCLRFQPSEEEMAKAFEKRKTRFENMPDSLKPPRPQQPAASGGKAKDFPSDLKEVWYLDSGGSLAMAMVKTGLTDGSKTEIVESRDLKEGMQVISSLATSTGTSSSTQKSQMQTRPPMPGPGF